The Xanthobacter flavus genome includes a window with the following:
- a CDS encoding response regulator encodes MALRTLLIVEDDREIRALLSDFLGREGYGVLAAEDGVAMDRILSTARPDLVILDLMLPGEDGLSICRRLRARGGLPILMLTAKGDDVDRIVGLEMGADDYLPKPFNPRELLARIRAVLRRAEGALAEATPRNRRVTFAGFVADLDARSVAGAEGGALDLTSAEFELLACFLERPKRVLSRDQLLDWTRGRSADPFDRTIDVSVSRLRRKLSGVSDDAASLIKTVRNGGYLLTVDVRPL; translated from the coding sequence TTGGCCCTGCGCACGCTGCTCATCGTCGAGGACGACCGCGAGATCCGCGCCCTGCTCTCGGACTTTCTCGGCCGTGAGGGCTATGGCGTGCTGGCGGCCGAGGATGGCGTCGCCATGGACCGTATCCTTTCCACCGCGCGGCCGGATCTGGTGATCCTCGACCTCATGCTGCCCGGCGAGGACGGGCTGTCCATCTGCCGCCGCCTCAGGGCGCGGGGCGGACTGCCCATCCTCATGCTCACGGCCAAGGGCGACGACGTGGATCGCATCGTCGGGCTGGAGATGGGCGCCGACGATTATCTGCCGAAGCCGTTCAATCCGCGCGAGCTGCTCGCCCGCATCCGCGCCGTGCTGCGGCGGGCGGAGGGGGCGCTGGCGGAAGCCACCCCGCGCAATCGCCGCGTCACCTTCGCCGGCTTCGTGGCCGATCTCGATGCGCGCAGCGTCGCCGGGGCCGAGGGGGGCGCGCTCGACCTCACCTCTGCGGAGTTCGAGCTGCTCGCCTGCTTCCTGGAGCGGCCGAAGCGCGTGCTCTCCCGCGACCAGTTGCTGGACTGGACGCGCGGGCGCTCGGCCGATCCGTTCGACCGCACCATCGATGTCTCCGTCAGCCGCCTGCGGCGCAAGCTCTCCGGCGTGTCCGACGACGCGGCCAGCCTCATCAAGACCGTGCGCAATGGCGGCTATCTTCTCACGGTCGATGTCCGCCCCCTCTGA
- a CDS encoding amidase: MQPTLAALAADLASGRTTARVLVEDCIARIDAPDGEGSRAFVRVNREAARAAADAQDMLRKAGAAPSPFAGIPIGIKDLFDVAGEVTAAGSKVLRDSPPAQADAPAVARLRRAGFVLIGRNTMTEFAYSGLGMNPHTGNPAAPFERATGPRVSGGSSSGGAVAVADGMAHAILGTDTGGSCRIPAAFCGLVGFKPTARRVPREGAFPLSTTLDSIGPIARSVACCAALDAILSGGDAPLPARPVAGLRLLVPITVALDGLDAPVAAAFEAALDRLAKAGAQIVSAPFPEFGEIATLNAKGGFAAAESYAVHRRLLAEKGEAYDPRVSVRVRRGSEQSAADYVDLVAARAGLVARAAARLAGFDALALPTVAIAPPRIADLLTDDDAYGRANIMALRNPTLINMIDGCAISLPLTGEGGLPAGLMLAGAPGTDAALFAVAAGVEAALKD, translated from the coding sequence ATGCAGCCCACCCTCGCCGCCCTCGCCGCTGATCTCGCCTCCGGCCGCACCACGGCGCGGGTGCTGGTGGAGGACTGCATCGCACGCATCGACGCTCCGGACGGGGAGGGCTCGCGCGCCTTCGTGCGGGTGAACCGGGAGGCGGCCCGCGCGGCCGCCGATGCGCAGGATATGCTGCGCAAGGCGGGGGCCGCGCCCTCGCCCTTCGCCGGCATCCCCATCGGCATCAAGGACCTGTTCGACGTGGCCGGCGAGGTCACGGCGGCGGGCTCCAAGGTGCTGCGCGATTCACCGCCGGCTCAGGCGGACGCGCCCGCCGTGGCGCGCCTGCGCCGGGCGGGCTTCGTGCTCATCGGCCGCAACACCATGACCGAGTTCGCCTATTCCGGCCTCGGCATGAACCCGCACACGGGCAATCCCGCCGCTCCCTTCGAGCGGGCGACCGGCCCGCGCGTCTCCGGCGGCTCCTCCTCCGGCGGCGCGGTGGCGGTGGCGGACGGCATGGCCCATGCGATCCTCGGCACCGATACCGGCGGATCCTGCCGCATCCCGGCGGCCTTCTGCGGCCTCGTCGGCTTCAAGCCCACGGCGCGCCGCGTGCCCCGCGAGGGCGCCTTCCCGCTCTCCACCACGCTGGATTCCATCGGCCCCATCGCCCGCTCGGTGGCCTGCTGCGCCGCGCTCGACGCCATCCTCTCGGGCGGTGACGCGCCGCTGCCGGCCCGTCCTGTTGCGGGCCTGCGCCTCCTCGTGCCCATCACCGTCGCCCTCGACGGGCTGGACGCGCCGGTGGCCGCCGCCTTCGAGGCGGCGCTGGACCGTCTCGCCAAGGCCGGCGCGCAGATCGTCTCCGCGCCCTTCCCGGAGTTCGGCGAGATCGCCACCCTCAACGCCAAGGGCGGCTTCGCGGCGGCGGAATCCTACGCCGTCCACCGCCGCCTGCTGGCCGAGAAGGGCGAGGCCTACGACCCGCGCGTCTCCGTCCGCGTGCGGCGCGGCTCCGAGCAGTCGGCGGCGGATTATGTGGATCTGGTGGCGGCCCGCGCCGGTCTCGTCGCCCGCGCCGCCGCGCGGCTCGCCGGCTTCGATGCGCTGGCGCTGCCCACCGTCGCCATTGCCCCGCCGCGCATCGCCGATCTCCTCACCGACGACGACGCCTATGGCCGCGCCAACATCATGGCCCTGCGCAACCCCACCCTCATCAACATGATCGACGGCTGCGCCATCTCCTTGCCCCTCACCGGCGAAGGCGGCCTGCCCGCCGGCCTCATGCTCGCTGGCGCGCCGGGGACCGATGCCGCCCTCTTCGCCGTGGCGGCCGGGGTCGAGGCCGCGCTGAAGGACTGA
- a CDS encoding 4-hydroxyphenylacetate 3-hydroxylase family protein: MIKTGAEHIQSLRDGREIFIDGETVGDATTHHAFRRSIASVGKMFDFHSAPENRELMTFETDTGTRANRIWQLPTSYEDLKTRRRGLEAWTELHGGFLGRAPDHVASCISGMYMGVDQFELYDPARARALADYYRYARDNDLYLTYVIINPQADRSKNAAEQADPFLSAAIVDEDTSGITVRGAKMLATGGIMANEVFVTCIQPLQKGEEPYALSFCIPMNAKGLKILSRKSYEAGAPSVFDNPLSSRFDENDAVLYFDDVKVPWDRIFIARDVAMTNKQFHATPAHVYQNYQAQIRLSVKLKFLLGIARRITEVNGTTNFPQVRETLGQLAAEAGMVDAFVAAMEAKGSYYGPYFVPDRHTLYAAQTLAQQLYGKFITTLRELAGGGMIMLPSSVHDYENTEVARLIGKTQQSPAATAEEKVKFYKLAWDAVGSEFASRHTQYEMFYAGASFVVKGHSFRTYDWAGAEKMLNDMLASYALSDEVKPFAAARAAE, from the coding sequence ATGATCAAGACCGGTGCCGAGCACATCCAGAGCCTGAGGGACGGCCGCGAGATTTTTATCGACGGCGAAACGGTGGGCGATGCCACCACCCACCACGCCTTCCGCCGGTCCATCGCCTCCGTCGGGAAGATGTTCGACTTCCACAGCGCCCCGGAAAACCGGGAGCTGATGACCTTCGAGACCGACACAGGGACCCGCGCCAACCGCATCTGGCAGCTGCCCACCAGCTATGAGGATCTGAAGACGCGCCGGCGCGGCCTCGAGGCCTGGACCGAGCTGCACGGCGGCTTCCTCGGCCGCGCGCCGGATCACGTCGCCTCCTGCATCTCCGGCATGTACATGGGCGTCGACCAGTTCGAGCTGTACGATCCGGCCCGTGCCCGCGCGCTGGCGGACTATTACCGCTACGCCCGCGATAATGATCTTTATCTCACCTACGTCATCATCAACCCGCAGGCCGACCGCTCCAAGAACGCGGCCGAGCAGGCCGACCCCTTCCTCTCCGCTGCCATCGTGGACGAGGACACCTCCGGCATCACCGTGCGCGGCGCCAAGATGCTGGCCACCGGCGGCATCATGGCCAACGAGGTGTTCGTCACCTGCATCCAGCCGCTGCAGAAGGGCGAGGAGCCCTATGCGCTCTCCTTCTGCATCCCGATGAATGCGAAGGGCCTGAAGATCCTCTCCCGCAAGTCCTACGAGGCGGGCGCGCCCAGCGTGTTCGACAACCCGCTGTCGAGCCGCTTCGACGAGAATGACGCGGTGCTCTATTTCGACGACGTGAAGGTGCCGTGGGACCGCATCTTCATCGCCCGCGATGTCGCCATGACGAACAAGCAGTTCCACGCGACGCCGGCGCACGTCTACCAGAACTACCAGGCGCAGATCCGCCTCTCGGTGAAGCTGAAGTTCCTGCTCGGCATCGCCCGCCGCATCACCGAGGTGAACGGCACCACCAACTTCCCGCAGGTGCGCGAGACGCTCGGCCAGCTCGCCGCCGAGGCCGGCATGGTGGACGCCTTCGTCGCCGCCATGGAGGCCAAGGGCAGCTATTACGGCCCCTATTTCGTGCCCGACCGGCACACGCTCTACGCCGCGCAGACGCTGGCCCAGCAGCTCTACGGCAAGTTCATCACCACTTTGCGCGAGCTGGCCGGCGGCGGCATGATCATGCTGCCCTCATCGGTGCACGACTATGAGAATACCGAAGTCGCGCGCCTCATCGGCAAGACCCAGCAGTCGCCGGCCGCGACCGCCGAGGAGAAGGTGAAGTTCTACAAGCTCGCCTGGGACGCGGTGGGCTCTGAATTCGCCTCGCGCCACACCCAGTACGAGATGTTCTATGCGGGCGCCTCCTTCGTGGTGAAGGGCCACTCCTTCCGCACCTATGACTGGGCGGGCGCGGAGAAGATGCTCAACGACATGCTCGCCTCCTACGCCCTCTCCGACGAGGTGAAGCCCTTCGCCGCTGCCCGCGCGGCCGAGTGA
- a CDS encoding sensor histidine kinase, translated as MSAPSETAPARPRRFGLAARLALIVVGGLLAVQVLMLLAYVAERERAAAPSAFVPAMQRVAALVQLLERLPPGERDLALRAVATSGFQPAIRTERPEIESPRLLRFAERRLRQLIGGPPDRFIAVALTGSSRPLRPVDRLRDLRGANLTVAIGLAGGDYLEIVAGGDITVRFLGLPVGLVAGILGFLVALLALLAVRRETRPLSDLAGAVERFGVQLQPSHVKERGAPDVRLVVRAVNAMQDRIVELVRMRTLVLGAISHDLRTYLTRLRLRLELMPPGDQVEKAQADLDGMQALVDDALAFARASFSPASGETVDLAALARAEWEARRAQGAAVTLTGAEAPLVVEGNRGALARVLANLVGNAITYGTCADISLHDRGDTVDLVVEDRGPGIPAGERETVFEPFYRLEPSRNRDSGGAGLGLTIVRQIAEGHGGSVTIDDRPGGGARLIVRLPKPGAPKA; from the coding sequence ATGTCCGCCCCCTCTGAGACCGCGCCCGCGCGCCCCCGCCGCTTCGGCCTTGCCGCGCGGCTGGCGCTGATCGTGGTCGGGGGCCTGTTGGCGGTGCAGGTGCTGATGCTGCTCGCCTATGTGGCGGAGCGCGAGCGTGCGGCCGCGCCGAGCGCTTTCGTACCGGCGATGCAGCGTGTCGCCGCGCTTGTTCAGCTTCTGGAGCGTCTGCCGCCGGGCGAGCGCGACCTCGCCTTGCGCGCCGTCGCGACCTCGGGCTTCCAGCCCGCCATCCGGACGGAGCGGCCGGAAATCGAAAGTCCCCGTCTGCTCCGCTTCGCCGAGCGCCGGCTGCGGCAGCTCATCGGCGGACCGCCCGATCGCTTCATCGCCGTGGCGCTCACCGGCTCGAGCCGCCCCCTGCGCCCGGTCGATCGCCTGCGCGACCTGCGCGGCGCGAACCTCACCGTCGCCATCGGCCTTGCGGGCGGGGATTATCTGGAAATCGTCGCCGGCGGCGACATCACCGTGCGCTTCCTCGGCCTGCCGGTGGGGCTCGTCGCCGGCATCCTCGGCTTCCTCGTGGCGCTCCTCGCGCTCCTCGCGGTGCGCCGGGAGACGCGCCCCCTGTCCGATCTCGCGGGGGCGGTGGAGCGGTTCGGCGTCCAGCTCCAGCCATCGCACGTCAAGGAGCGCGGCGCGCCGGACGTGCGGCTGGTGGTGCGGGCGGTGAACGCCATGCAGGATCGCATCGTGGAGCTGGTGCGCATGCGCACCCTGGTGCTGGGCGCCATCAGCCACGATCTGCGCACCTATCTCACCCGCCTGCGCCTGCGGCTGGAGCTGATGCCCCCCGGCGATCAGGTGGAAAAGGCGCAGGCCGATCTCGATGGAATGCAGGCGCTGGTGGACGACGCTCTCGCCTTCGCCCGCGCCTCCTTCTCCCCCGCCTCGGGCGAGACGGTGGATCTCGCCGCGCTGGCACGCGCCGAGTGGGAGGCGCGCAGGGCGCAGGGCGCGGCCGTCACGCTCACCGGGGCCGAGGCGCCGCTGGTGGTGGAGGGCAATCGCGGGGCGCTCGCCCGCGTGCTCGCCAATCTTGTCGGCAACGCCATCACCTACGGGACGTGCGCGGATATCTCCCTGCACGATCGCGGCGACACGGTGGACCTCGTGGTGGAGGATCGCGGGCCGGGCATTCCGGCGGGCGAACGCGAGACGGTGTTCGAGCCCTTCTACCGGCTGGAGCCCTCGCGCAACCGCGACAGCGGCGGCGCCGGGCTCGGCCTCACCATCGTCCGGCAGATCGCCGAGGGGCATGGCGGCAGCGTCACCATCGATGACCGCCCCGGCGGTGGCGCGCGCCTCATCGTGCGGCTGCCCAAACCGGGCGCCCCCAAAGCCTGA
- a CDS encoding hydantoinase B/oxoprolinase family protein — protein MTGTEGDLGSGTAGAPERQAAALVPPPAPWEFWIDRGGTFTDIVGRRPDGTLVAHKVLSENPEAYRDAAVHGIRELLGLAPGAAIPPGLVSAVKMGTTVATNALLERKGDRTLLVTTRGFRDALKIGYQARPKIFAKKIVLPDMLFERVLEVDERVRADGTVEAAPDLAAVRTALEQAKADGLVAVAIVFMHGYRYPEHEQQVAALARDMGFPQVSVSHEVSPLIKLVGRGDTTVADAYLSPILRRYVRQVADELSGGAEEAESAIRLMFMMSSGGLTAADLFQGKDALLSGPAGGVVGAAETGALAGFERIIGFDMGGTSTDVCHYDGELETAFDTEVAGVRIRAPMMRIHTVAAGGGSILHYDGARFRVGPDSAGANPGPACYRRGGPLAVTDANVMLGKLIPDYFPKIFGPAQDQPLDAEVVRQKFSALAAEIGGGRTPEEVADGFVTIAVENMANAIKKISVERGYDVTRYALNCFGGAGGQHACLVADALGMTTVLLHPFSGLLSAYGMGLASVRAQRTRAVGEEMTATLVPGLVELKAELAAATGAELAAQGIRTDAILTDAKAHLRYGGTDTAIPVQLADIAAMTAEFEAKHRAQFGFVSPEKTIVVEALEVISAGGGAGIAEPDLPIESDTPYDTVNTRFFARGAWHDAPVVKRENFRPGMGLQGPAIVIEPNQTVVVEKGWRAEVSAKNHLILTRTEKLQRSEAVGTHADPVMLEVFNNLFMSIAEQMGVTLQNTAYSVNIKERLDFSCAVFSAEGDLVANAPHMPVHLGSMDRSVETVIRENAGDIRPGDVFALNAPYNGGTHLPDITVVTPVFDDAGKAILFWVASRGHHADVGGVAPGSMSPLATHIEEEGVYIDNFKLVSEGTFREAALLELLTSARYPVRNPVQNIADLKAQIAANEKGVRELLKMIDTFGLDVVQAYMGHVQDNAAESVRRVLDRLDDCSFHYEMDQGTVIKVKISVDKEKREATVDFTGTSPQQPTNFNAPAPVTRAAVLYVFRVMVEDEIPMNAGCLRPIRIVVPEGCMLSPVYPAAVVAGNVETSQAVTNCLFGALKAMSASQGTMNNLTFGNDIYQYYETICSGSPAGPGFDGTDAVHVHMTNSRLTDPEVLETRFPVLLEDFHIRPGSGGRGRWQAGSGTYRRIRFLEKMDCALLSSHRRVHPFGVDGGEKGQLGEGFVRRLDGSTEILQGCDQKVLEAGEAVIIVTPTGGGYGDAKLRGR, from the coding sequence ATGACGGGGACCGAAGGCGATCTGGGCAGCGGGACGGCGGGGGCGCCCGAGCGCCAAGCGGCAGCCTTGGTGCCCCCTCCCGCCCCCTGGGAATTCTGGATCGACCGGGGCGGCACCTTCACCGATATCGTCGGCAGGCGGCCGGACGGGACGCTGGTCGCGCACAAGGTGCTGTCGGAAAATCCCGAGGCCTATCGCGACGCCGCCGTGCACGGCATCCGCGAACTGCTGGGCCTTGCCCCCGGTGCGGCCATCCCGCCCGGACTGGTCTCTGCCGTGAAGATGGGCACCACGGTCGCCACCAATGCCCTTCTGGAGCGCAAGGGCGACCGCACCCTCCTCGTCACCACCCGCGGCTTCAGGGACGCGCTCAAGATCGGCTATCAGGCGCGGCCGAAGATCTTCGCCAAGAAGATCGTGCTGCCGGACATGCTGTTCGAGCGCGTGCTGGAGGTGGACGAGCGCGTGCGCGCCGACGGCACCGTCGAAGCTGCGCCCGATCTTGCCGCCGTCCGCACCGCGCTGGAGCAGGCGAAGGCGGACGGTCTCGTCGCGGTCGCCATCGTCTTCATGCATGGCTACCGCTACCCCGAGCACGAGCAGCAGGTGGCTGCGCTGGCGCGGGACATGGGCTTCCCGCAGGTGTCCGTCTCCCACGAGGTCTCACCCCTCATCAAGCTGGTGGGGCGTGGCGACACCACGGTCGCCGACGCCTATCTCTCCCCCATCCTGCGCCGCTATGTGCGGCAGGTGGCGGATGAACTCTCCGGCGGCGCGGAGGAGGCGGAGAGCGCGATCCGCCTGATGTTCATGATGTCGTCGGGCGGCCTCACCGCCGCCGACCTGTTCCAGGGCAAGGATGCCCTGCTCTCCGGCCCGGCCGGCGGCGTGGTGGGCGCGGCGGAGACCGGGGCGCTGGCCGGCTTCGAGCGCATCATCGGCTTCGACATGGGCGGCACCTCCACCGATGTCTGCCACTATGACGGCGAGCTGGAGACCGCCTTCGACACCGAGGTCGCCGGCGTGCGCATCCGCGCGCCCATGATGCGCATCCACACGGTGGCGGCGGGCGGCGGCTCCATCCTGCATTACGACGGCGCGCGCTTCCGCGTCGGCCCGGATTCCGCCGGGGCCAATCCCGGACCCGCCTGCTATCGCCGCGGTGGGCCGCTGGCCGTCACCGATGCCAACGTGATGCTGGGCAAGCTGATCCCGGACTACTTCCCGAAGATCTTCGGCCCGGCCCAGGACCAGCCCCTCGATGCCGAGGTGGTGCGGCAGAAGTTCTCGGCGCTGGCCGCCGAGATCGGCGGCGGCCGCACCCCCGAGGAGGTGGCGGACGGCTTCGTCACCATCGCCGTGGAGAACATGGCCAACGCCATCAAGAAGATCTCCGTCGAGCGCGGCTATGACGTGACCCGCTATGCCCTGAACTGCTTCGGTGGCGCCGGCGGCCAGCACGCCTGCCTCGTCGCCGACGCGCTGGGCATGACCACGGTGCTGCTGCACCCCTTCTCCGGCCTCCTCTCCGCCTATGGCATGGGCCTCGCCTCCGTCCGCGCCCAGCGCACCCGCGCGGTGGGGGAGGAGATGACTGCAACCCTCGTTCCCGGCCTGGTTGAGCTGAAGGCGGAACTTGCCGCCGCGACCGGCGCCGAGCTCGCCGCTCAGGGCATTCGAACCGATGCGATCCTGACAGATGCCAAAGCCCACCTGAGATACGGTGGAACCGATACCGCAATCCCGGTTCAACTCGCCGATATCGCGGCGATGACCGCCGAGTTCGAGGCCAAGCACCGCGCCCAGTTCGGCTTCGTGTCCCCGGAAAAAACCATTGTGGTGGAAGCGCTTGAGGTGATTTCCGCCGGCGGCGGCGCGGGAATCGCCGAGCCTGACCTGCCGATCGAGTCCGATACCCCTTATGATACCGTCAATACCCGCTTCTTCGCCCGCGGCGCATGGCATGACGCGCCGGTGGTGAAGCGGGAAAACTTCAGGCCGGGCATGGGCTTGCAGGGTCCGGCTATCGTCATCGAGCCGAACCAGACGGTGGTGGTGGAGAAGGGCTGGCGGGCGGAGGTCTCCGCGAAGAACCACCTGATCCTCACCCGGACGGAAAAACTTCAACGTTCAGAAGCGGTTGGCACCCATGCCGACCCGGTGATGCTGGAGGTCTTCAACAACCTCTTCATGTCCATCGCCGAGCAGATGGGGGTCACCCTCCAGAACACCGCCTACTCGGTTAACATCAAGGAACGACTGGATTTTTCCTGCGCGGTCTTCTCCGCCGAGGGCGATCTCGTCGCCAACGCCCCCCACATGCCCGTCCACCTCGGATCCATGGACCGCTCGGTGGAAACCGTCATCCGCGAGAACGCCGGCGACATCCGCCCCGGCGACGTCTTCGCCCTCAACGCCCCCTACAATGGCGGGACGCATCTGCCTGATATTACAGTGGTAACGCCGGTTTTCGACGATGCCGGCAAGGCCATCCTGTTCTGGGTCGCCTCCCGCGGACACCATGCAGACGTGGGCGGCGTCGCCCCCGGCTCCATGAGCCCGCTCGCGACCCATATCGAGGAAGAGGGCGTCTATATCGACAATTTCAAGCTGGTCTCGGAAGGCACCTTCCGCGAGGCCGCGCTTCTGGAATTGCTCACCTCCGCCCGCTATCCGGTACGTAATCCCGTCCAGAATATCGCAGATCTCAAGGCGCAGATTGCGGCCAATGAAAAGGGCGTACGTGAACTTCTGAAGATGATCGACACGTTCGGCCTCGATGTGGTTCAAGCCTATATGGGTCATGTGCAGGACAATGCTGCCGAAAGCGTCCGTCGTGTCCTGGATCGGCTGGATGATTGCTCCTTCCATTATGAGATGGACCAGGGCACCGTCATCAAGGTCAAGATCTCGGTGGACAAGGAGAAGCGCGAAGCGACGGTGGATTTCACCGGCACCTCGCCCCAGCAGCCCACCAATTTCAATGCCCCCGCCCCCGTCACCCGCGCCGCGGTGCTCTATGTGTTCCGGGTGATGGTGGAGGACGAGATCCCCATGAATGCGGGGTGCCTGCGGCCCATCCGCATTGTCGTGCCGGAAGGATGCATGCTGTCGCCGGTCTATCCGGCCGCTGTGGTGGCGGGAAATGTCGAGACATCCCAAGCGGTTACCAACTGCCTGTTTGGCGCCTTGAAGGCCATGTCGGCCTCGCAGGGCACCATGAACAACCTCACCTTCGGCAACGACATCTACCAGTATTACGAGACCATCTGCTCCGGCTCGCCGGCCGGTCCCGGCTTTGACGGGACGGATGCGGTGCATGTCCACATGACCAATTCCCGACTGACCGATCCGGAGGTGCTGGAAACGCGGTTTCCCGTTCTGCTGGAAGACTTTCACATCCGTCCCGGCTCCGGCGGGCGCGGGCGGTGGCAGGCCGGGTCGGGGACGTACCGGCGCATCCGGTTCCTGGAGAAGATGGACTGCGCCCTGCTCTCCTCGCACCGCCGCGTCCATCCCTTCGGCGTGGACGGGGGTGAAAAAGGTCAATTGGGAGAAGGGTTTGTGCGGCGGCTGGATGGCTCGACCGAGATCCTGCAGGGCTGCGACCAGAAGGTATTGGAGGCAGGAGAGGCAGTCATCATTGTCACCCCGACGGGGGGTGGCTATGGGGATGCGAAGCTGAGGGGGCGGTAG
- a CDS encoding MarR family winged helix-turn-helix transcriptional regulator: MTASRAALLVDGSDTEFRELVHDMLAFAAAIQEVRNRLGGLIGLSGTQYTILMSIARLAGKMPELGVATLAEHLHLSGAFVTIEVNKLVAAGLVSKATNPSDRRRVLLTVTNEAEQRLAELTRVQAPANDTLFGPLSASEFRAMRSIIAKLAGTGERTLKLIDYLAPDGRIETAREQVSPLV; this comes from the coding sequence TTGACGGCGTCCCGCGCCGCCTTGCTGGTCGACGGATCGGACACCGAGTTCCGCGAACTGGTGCACGACATGCTGGCGTTCGCGGCGGCCATCCAGGAGGTGCGCAATCGCCTCGGCGGCCTCATCGGCCTGTCGGGCACGCAATATACGATCCTGATGTCCATCGCCCGGCTCGCCGGCAAGATGCCCGAGCTGGGCGTCGCCACCCTCGCAGAGCACCTGCATCTGTCCGGCGCCTTCGTCACCATCGAGGTCAACAAGCTGGTCGCCGCCGGCCTCGTGAGCAAGGCCACCAACCCCAGCGACCGCCGCCGCGTGCTGCTCACCGTCACCAACGAGGCCGAGCAGCGCCTCGCCGAGCTGACGCGGGTGCAGGCGCCGGCCAACGACACCCTGTTCGGCCCGCTCTCGGCGAGCGAATTCCGGGCCATGCGCTCCATCATCGCCAAGCTCGCCGGCACTGGCGAGCGCACCCTCAAGCTGATCGACTATCTCGCCCCGGACGGCAGGATCGAGACCGCCCGCGAACAGGTTTCGCCGCTGGTGTGA
- a CDS encoding cupin domain-containing protein — MAINKIHDEFHTLDLTTGWEVPPGYPAGIQQKILAGALDEENRAGSRSRLLKFEPGVFTTKPFVHEYWEEVFLVSGDLTVGNDDKGEGGESFPPFTYAVRPPGAVHGPFKSEKGCILFEIHYFDPA; from the coding sequence ATGGCGATCAACAAGATCCACGACGAGTTCCACACGCTCGACCTGACGACCGGCTGGGAAGTGCCCCCCGGCTATCCCGCCGGCATCCAGCAGAAGATCCTCGCCGGTGCCCTCGACGAGGAGAACCGCGCCGGCTCGCGCTCGCGGCTGTTGAAGTTCGAGCCCGGCGTGTTCACCACCAAGCCGTTCGTGCACGAATATTGGGAAGAGGTGTTCCTGGTCTCCGGCGACCTCACCGTCGGCAATGACGACAAGGGCGAGGGCGGCGAGAGCTTTCCCCCCTTCACCTATGCGGTGCGTCCCCCGGGCGCCGTGCATGGGCCGTTCAAGTCGGAAAAGGGCTGCATCCTGTTCGAAATCCATTATTTCGATCCGGCCTGA
- a CDS encoding flavin reductase family protein has product MSSPSLPDPAVFDPRAFRQTLGAFATGIAVVAAEAGDGSLVGMTMSSFNSVSLDPPLVLFSVARTALSLPALRTAAAYGISVLAHDQQDLSGRFARAQGEKWAGVDHLRGHGGAPLLAGAAAHLECVPHAIHDGGDHEVFIARVVAHRSAAAEPLIFHAGRYRTLAAVAG; this is encoded by the coding sequence ATGTCTTCGCCGTCCCTCCCCGACCCCGCCGTGTTCGATCCGCGCGCCTTCCGCCAGACGCTGGGGGCGTTCGCGACCGGCATCGCCGTCGTGGCGGCGGAGGCGGGTGACGGCAGCCTCGTCGGCATGACCATGAGTTCGTTCAACTCGGTCTCGCTCGACCCGCCCCTCGTGCTGTTTTCCGTGGCCCGCACGGCGCTTTCGCTTCCGGCCTTGCGCACCGCGGCGGCCTACGGCATCTCCGTTCTCGCCCACGACCAGCAGGACCTGTCCGGCCGCTTTGCCCGCGCCCAGGGCGAGAAGTGGGCGGGCGTCGATCACCTGCGCGGCCATGGCGGGGCGCCGCTCCTCGCCGGGGCGGCCGCGCATCTGGAATGCGTGCCCCACGCCATCCACGACGGGGGCGATCACGAAGTTTTCATCGCCCGCGTCGTCGCCCATCGCTCGGCCGCGGCCGAGCCGCTTATCTTCCATGCCGGACGCTACCGCACGCTCGCGGCCGTTGCCGGCTGA